The sequence below is a genomic window from Natrinema salifodinae.
CCTGAACGGCGTAAGAAACGGGGACATCGCGGTACTCGTCGCCGAAGTAGTTCCGGATCATCTCGCCCTCGTAGCCGATCACGAGCACGATCTCGTCGGCCCCGGCGTCGATCGCCGCGTCGACGGTGTGAGCCGCGAGCGGTCGGTCGGCGACCGGCAGCATCGGCTTCGGAATCGATTCCGACAGCGGTCGCATCCGTGTTCCCTGACCCGCCGCGAGAACGACTGCTTTCATATCCGCCTCTTCCATGAATAATCGGATAAGGGATTCGCTCGCCGTCGCGCTCCGAAGCCGCGACGCGGGCCCCGATCGATGGCCCTCGGATCGTTTCGGCGAACTCAGTCCTCGGAGGTCTTGATGTCGGCTGACAGCCCCTGTGCCATCTCGATGTCTTTCGAGTTGTTCATCGTCCAGGCGGTGCGCTCGGTGACGGCCTCGATGGCTTCGCGCGCGCTGGGGTAGCCGTTGCCGGACTTCTTGACGCCGCCGAACGGCAGCTGGACCTCCGCGCCGATACACGGCAGGTTCGCGTACGCCAGGCCGAGGTCGGCGCGGTCGCGGAAGTAGTTGAGCTGGCGGTAGTCCTCCGAGATGATCGCGCCCGCCAGGCCGTAGGGAGTGTCGTTGTGGATCTCGACGGCGTCCTCGATGTCCCCGGAGTACTCGATGAGGGCGACGTGGGGGCCGAAACACTCCTCGTTGAGACAGCGCAGATCGGACTCGTAGTCGATCTCGTAGACGAACGGGCCGACCCAGTGGCCGTTCGCGTGACCCTCGGGAATCTCCTCGTCTTCGAGTTCGAACCGGTCGACCAGAACGTTCGCGCCCTCCTCGCGGGCGAGTTCGTTGTGCTGGCGGATCTTCTCGACGTGGTCGGCCTCGATGGCTGGACCCATGAAGGTGTCCTCGTCGAGCGGGTCGCCGACCGCGACGTCTTCCGCGATGTCGACGAATCGTTCCGTGAACTCGTCGTAGACGTCCTCGTGGACGATCAGGCGCTCGCTCGAAACGCAGCGCTGGCCGGTCGTCTTGAAGCTCGACATGACGGCCGAGTGGACGGCGACGTCCATGTCCGCCGCCTCGGTGACGACGATCCCGTTCTTGCCGCCCATCTCGCAGGCCGCGAGCTTCCCGGTCTCGCCGCCGACCTTGCCGGCGATTTCGTGGCCGACCTCCGCCGAGCCGGTGAACAGCACGGTATCGACGCGCTCGTCGTCGGTGATGGCCGCGCCGGCGTCGCCAAAGCCCTGAACCATATTGAACACGCCCTCCGGAATCCCGGCGTCCTCGAACATCTCGGCGATGACCTGGCCACACCAGGGCGTCTGCTCGGCGGGCTTCCAGACGACCGTGTTGCCCTCGACTAAGGCGATAGCCATGTGCCAGAAGGGGATCGCGACCGGGAAGTTCCACGGCGTGATACAGCCGACGACGCCCCGCGGTTTGCGTCGCATGTACGAATCCTTACCTGCAACCTCCGAGGGAACGACGTCGCCGTGGGGGTGGCGTGCGTTGCCAGCGGCCCACTCGACCATGTGCCAGGCCTCGGTGACGTCGGCCTTGCCCTCCGAGATCTCCTTGCCGCACTCCTTGGTGACGATCTCCCCGAGTTCCTCGTGGCGGTCTCGGAGTTCGTGGTAGATGTCCCAGAGGTACTCCGCGCGGTCGATGTAGGACAAGGAGCGCCACTCCTCCTG
It includes:
- a CDS encoding aldehyde dehydrogenase family protein: MSQQVTEQVHGHYIGGEWTDGGGDGGDTFESENPATGETLATFQRGTEADVDAALAAAEDAQEEWRSLSYIDRAEYLWDIYHELRDRHEELGEIVTKECGKEISEGKADVTEAWHMVEWAAGNARHPHGDVVPSEVAGKDSYMRRKPRGVVGCITPWNFPVAIPFWHMAIALVEGNTVVWKPAEQTPWCGQVIAEMFEDAGIPEGVFNMVQGFGDAGAAITDDERVDTVLFTGSAEVGHEIAGKVGGETGKLAACEMGGKNGIVVTEAADMDVAVHSAVMSSFKTTGQRCVSSERLIVHEDVYDEFTERFVDIAEDVAVGDPLDEDTFMGPAIEADHVEKIRQHNELAREEGANVLVDRFELEDEEIPEGHANGHWVGPFVYEIDYESDLRCLNEECFGPHVALIEYSGDIEDAVEIHNDTPYGLAGAIISEDYRQLNYFRDRADLGLAYANLPCIGAEVQLPFGGVKKSGNGYPSAREAIEAVTERTAWTMNNSKDIEMAQGLSADIKTSED